The DNA segment ATGATATCATCGGCGTCGTCTTCGATTTCGAAGGTGATATTGACAATGCCTTCAGTGACGACGTCTTCGACGTCGAAGACCATCGTTTCGATGATATTACGCGCTATGGCGTTGATGCTGTGCGACGGTGCCTTTTCTATGGCGTCGCTCCAGAAGACCTTTCCTTTCTTATTTTCTACGGCGACGGCATACGATACCGTATAGTATGAGGTGTCGCCATGGCGTAAAGAGCGCGACCTTATCGTTGCAAGGCCATCGTCGATGACGGCACACGATGCCAAGGTCCCGGAGACGGCCACGGTGACGGGAGAATATTCTGTGGCATAGGCGAAATCTTCATGAGAAGGCATCTCGGCGATATGTTCCGTCTGCCAGAATATCCCTTCGACGAGGGTGTCTTCTTTGTTATGTTTCGTCGCCATAGTGATGGTCGATACCGGTATCGGCGGAGCTTCAGGGACAGAAGCTTCGGGTTCGGAGATATGCCGTGGAAGGAGGCCTCCAGCGTCGATGCTTACTGACGACGTGCTTCCCGTGACGGCGATGGCGTCGCTCATATCGGCACCGACGGTGATAGGACGGTGTATGACCTCGACGTCGGCAGAAGCCATACTTACCTTGAAGATGACGAGAGCAAGGACGTGGAAGAGAATAGCCGCGGCGAAGGCGCGCATTGTGTCGGTGGTAAAGAAACGGTTTCTTTTTCCCATCGTTATAGCGATGCCTTTGCCGTCATGCTTTTTCTCTATGGTCAGCATATTCAAAAACCCTGCGCGGTAGTTTCGAGGGCTTTGTCTGAAGACCTATATACAAGGCGTACCTTGGTGCCACACTCTTGCGCGGCGGAGAACATCCTAAGGAAAGGGCCATATTCTACGCTTTTGTCGACGCTAAGAACGATGGTAGGCTCGACGCCAGGGTTCTGCTTCTTGGTGACGGCGACCTCATTTATAAGCGAGGCTTTGAGTCCTACTAGGCTGGTGATGTCTTTGCGGGGGCCGAGGTATATGACGTTCTGGGCGTCCATGACAACGATTATCTGGCT comes from the Waddliaceae bacterium genome and includes:
- a CDS encoding biopolymer transporter ExbD; translation: MKFKTTLKKSRSFIDLTPLVDVIFLMLVFFIVTSDILPLKSLNVENPELDRTSTPMTSQIIVVMDAQNVIYLGPRKDITSLVGLKASLINEVAVTKKQNPGVEPTIVLSVDKSVEYGPFLRMFSAAQECGTKVRLVYRSSDKALETTAQGF